The following are encoded in a window of Paenibacillaceae bacterium GAS479 genomic DNA:
- a CDS encoding CTP synthase: MTKYIFVTGGVVSSLGKGITAASLGRLLKNRGLKVTIQKFDPYINVDPGTMSPYQHGEVFVTDDGAETDLDLGHYERFIDINLSKNSNVTTGKVYSSVITKERRGEYLGGTVQVIPHITNEIKERVFRAGREAGSDVVITEIGGTVGDIESLPFLEAIRQIKSDIGRDNVMYVHVTLIPYIKAAGEVKTKPTQHSVKELRSIGIQPNVIVCRTEKTISEEMKRKIALFCDIDPNAVIECRDASTLYEVPLMLQEQGLDEYVVNHLKLSAPEPDMTEWKQLVDRVKNLKHSTEIAIVGKYVALHDAYLSIVESLAHAGIEADSEVNIRWVDAEELTDENAGKQLGGVKGILVPGGFGDRGIEGKVAAIRYAREKQIPFFGICLGMQVAVIEYARNVVGLEGANSSEINPTTTYPVIDLLPEQKDIEDLGGTMRLGLYPCKVVEGSLAAREYNDELVYERHRHRYEFNNQYREQVEKAGLLISGTSPDGRLVEMVELPSHPWFLAVQFHPEFTSRPNRPQALFRGFVNASLKTGE, from the coding sequence GTGACGAAATATATCTTTGTAACGGGCGGTGTGGTGTCGTCTCTTGGCAAAGGGATTACCGCAGCTTCGCTCGGAAGGCTGCTCAAGAACCGTGGCCTCAAGGTAACCATTCAGAAATTCGATCCGTACATCAACGTGGATCCGGGAACGATGAGCCCGTACCAGCACGGCGAGGTTTTTGTCACGGACGACGGAGCGGAAACAGATCTTGATCTGGGCCATTACGAGCGCTTTATCGACATCAACCTTTCCAAGAACAGCAATGTGACGACCGGTAAGGTCTACTCCTCCGTTATTACAAAGGAGCGTCGCGGTGAATACCTCGGCGGAACGGTTCAGGTTATCCCTCATATTACGAATGAAATTAAAGAGCGCGTCTTCCGCGCCGGCCGCGAGGCGGGCTCGGATGTCGTCATTACCGAAATCGGCGGCACGGTCGGCGATATCGAGAGCCTTCCGTTCCTGGAAGCGATTCGTCAGATCAAGAGTGACATTGGCCGCGACAACGTGATGTATGTTCATGTGACGCTAATCCCTTATATTAAGGCAGCTGGCGAAGTGAAAACCAAGCCGACCCAGCATAGCGTTAAGGAACTGCGCAGCATTGGCATCCAGCCGAACGTTATCGTTTGCCGGACGGAGAAGACCATCTCCGAGGAAATGAAGCGTAAAATCGCATTGTTCTGCGATATCGATCCGAACGCCGTCATTGAATGTCGCGATGCTTCCACACTGTACGAGGTTCCTCTGATGCTTCAGGAGCAAGGGTTGGACGAGTACGTGGTCAACCATTTGAAGCTGAGTGCTCCAGAGCCGGATATGACGGAATGGAAACAGCTTGTTGATCGTGTCAAAAACCTCAAGCACTCCACCGAGATCGCAATTGTAGGCAAGTATGTTGCCTTGCATGACGCTTATCTCAGTATCGTGGAATCGCTGGCGCATGCTGGTATTGAGGCGGACTCCGAGGTTAACATTCGCTGGGTCGACGCAGAGGAGCTGACTGACGAGAACGCCGGTAAGCAACTTGGCGGCGTGAAGGGAATTCTCGTTCCTGGCGGTTTTGGCGATCGTGGCATCGAGGGCAAAGTAGCGGCAATCCGTTATGCTCGTGAGAAGCAAATTCCATTCTTCGGTATTTGTCTCGGCATGCAAGTAGCCGTCATTGAATATGCCCGTAACGTAGTTGGTTTGGAAGGCGCAAATAGTTCGGAAATTAATCCGACGACAACATATCCGGTTATCGACCTGCTTCCGGAGCAGAAGGATATTGAGGATCTGGGCGGTACGATGCGCCTTGGCCTGTATCCTTGCAAAGTCGTGGAAGGCTCCCTGGCTGCTCGCGAGTACAACGACGAGCTGGTTTATGAGCGTCACCGTCATCGGTACGAGTTCAACAATCAGTACCGCGAACAGGTGGAGAAGGCTGGCCTGCTCATTTCCGGTACCTCACCGGATGGCCGCCTCGTTGAGATGGTTGAACTGCCGAGCCATCCTTGGTTCTTGGCTGTCCAATTCCATCCGGAGTTCACCTCCCGCCCGAACCGCCCACAGGCGCTGTTCCGCGGTTTCGTGAATGCCTCGCT